From a region of the Nitrospira sp. genome:
- a CDS encoding NAD-dependent epimerase/dehydratase family protein produces the protein MDALKRSRCLVVGGAGFVGSNLIQLLLDHECEGVTIVDNFLSAERFNVPDDPRVDLREGSIADDTILTSLRDKFDYVFHLATYHGNQSSIANPLEDHANNLITTLKLYERMKNFRRVKKLVYAASGCTLAPHTYGSAQPTTEDGPVPIELDSPYQISKVVGEFYSVYYHHQHGLPTVRARFQNVYGPREILGAGRWRGTPATVWRNVTPAFIYRALKKMPLRVENHGRASRDFIYVEDIARGLVACASAGKAGEVYNLASGVETSILDLARSINKLTGNSADIEFLSERPWDRSGKRFGSTEKAKREIGFEVRTDLLDGLSKTIEWTTQNLSAIDGCIQKHDSQIKNFVADNDRR, from the coding sequence ATGGACGCGTTGAAAAGGTCGAGATGTCTGGTGGTGGGTGGAGCCGGCTTTGTCGGAAGTAACCTGATTCAACTGCTGCTTGATCATGAATGCGAAGGGGTGACAATCGTCGACAATTTTTTGTCGGCCGAACGATTCAACGTGCCGGACGATCCTCGCGTGGACTTGCGGGAAGGGTCGATCGCCGATGACACTATCCTGACTAGCCTACGCGATAAGTTCGACTATGTCTTTCATCTCGCCACCTATCATGGCAATCAAAGTTCGATCGCCAATCCGCTCGAGGATCATGCGAACAATCTCATTACCACGCTTAAATTGTATGAAAGGATGAAAAACTTTCGCCGCGTAAAGAAGCTGGTCTATGCGGCGTCGGGTTGCACCCTCGCTCCTCATACGTATGGTTCTGCTCAGCCCACCACGGAGGATGGTCCGGTTCCCATCGAGTTGGATAGCCCTTACCAGATTTCAAAAGTAGTTGGTGAGTTTTACTCTGTCTACTACCACCATCAGCATGGGCTTCCGACCGTGCGTGCGAGATTTCAGAACGTCTATGGGCCACGAGAGATTCTTGGCGCCGGGCGTTGGCGTGGAACTCCGGCGACCGTGTGGCGCAATGTCACTCCGGCCTTTATTTACCGCGCGTTAAAAAAGATGCCATTGCGTGTCGAAAACCATGGGCGTGCGAGCCGCGACTTTATCTATGTTGAGGATATCGCACGGGGTTTGGTGGCTTGCGCGAGTGCGGGTAAGGCCGGTGAGGTCTATAACTTGGCGAGCGGAGTAGAAACGTCAATTCTGGACCTTGCCAGATCAATAAATAAATTGACCGGTAATAGCGCCGATATCGAATTTCTGTCCGAACGACCTTGGGATAGGTCGGGCAAACGATTCGGTAGTACGGAGAAGGCCAAGCGGGAGATCGGTTTTGAAGTACGTACAGATCTCCTCGATGGTCTTTCGAAGACGATCGAATGGACAACGCAGAATTTGAGTGCCATCGATGGGTGTATTCAAAAACACGACTCACAGATAAAGAATTTCGTCGCCGACAATGATCGACGCTGA
- the asnB gene encoding asparagine synthase (glutamine-hydrolyzing): MCGIAALFCPDPHPLDDLIRKMTTVVRHRGPDGEGAVMFSAREFVSTPVGGTDTPDEAYYSRLTYAPRRNSRPVIDAVMALGHRRLAIIDLSVTGHQPMCTADGRVWITYNGEIYNHLELRHELQQLGHVFVSQSDTEVILQAYLAWGTQCVDRFNGMFAFVLIDRRAGRVFAARDRFGVKPLYLWRSPDGLVAMASEIKQFTVLPGWSPRVNGQSVYDFLNWGLLDHTEETMFQGVCQLRGGECVDGSIEDLQKTFPVRRWYQLTPRPFSGDMKMAADEFVALFTDAVRLRLRADVPVGSCLSGGLDSSSIVCVANLLLQSTGAGYHQNTFSACATEKRFDERNHVDVVVGHTGVKAHYVYPNLDDLFKKLDAMTWHQDEPFGSTSICAQWEVFELAKNARVKVLLDGQGADELLAGYHGFFASHFAGLFVMWRWGTLLREARAAKHLHGLSYVSSAKYLGNTVLPEPLRQPLRRLFGKRSSVPYWINRERLAFDARDPNLTYGVKTTSVNQMAHAMLTATSVPMLLHWEDRDSMAHSVESRLPFLDYRVVEFLTGLPPEMKLWNATTKQVLREAMRGTLPEPIRTRMDKMGFVTPEETWIRKDAPERFRLELRRAVDASQGVLNATALDHFDAVIGGGESFNFLVWRMISFGQWMERFNVRAAA, encoded by the coding sequence ATGTGTGGTATTGCAGCGCTCTTTTGTCCTGATCCACATCCCTTGGACGATCTTATTCGAAAGATGACCACGGTGGTTCGCCATCGAGGCCCAGACGGCGAAGGGGCTGTTATGTTTTCAGCTCGGGAATTTGTATCGACACCGGTTGGAGGAACGGATACTCCGGACGAGGCGTACTACTCAAGACTGACCTATGCGCCCAGGCGGAACAGTAGGCCGGTCATTGATGCGGTTATGGCGTTGGGACATCGCCGTCTTGCCATCATTGATCTCTCCGTAACCGGTCATCAGCCGATGTGCACGGCGGATGGCCGCGTGTGGATCACGTATAACGGAGAAATCTACAATCATCTCGAGTTGCGGCACGAGCTTCAACAACTGGGGCATGTCTTTGTCTCGCAGAGCGATACGGAAGTGATTCTGCAAGCCTACCTTGCCTGGGGCACGCAATGTGTCGATCGATTCAACGGCATGTTCGCCTTCGTGCTTATTGACCGAAGGGCAGGGCGGGTGTTTGCCGCGCGCGATCGATTCGGCGTCAAACCGCTCTACCTCTGGCGTTCGCCGGATGGGCTGGTCGCCATGGCATCGGAGATTAAACAGTTTACGGTGCTGCCGGGGTGGTCGCCTCGAGTCAACGGGCAATCAGTGTATGACTTCTTGAACTGGGGCTTGCTCGATCACACTGAGGAGACGATGTTCCAAGGTGTCTGCCAGCTCAGAGGAGGCGAGTGTGTAGACGGATCTATCGAGGATCTTCAAAAGACCTTCCCGGTCCGCAGGTGGTATCAACTGACGCCACGTCCTTTTTCAGGGGACATGAAAATGGCTGCCGATGAGTTTGTTGCGCTGTTTACGGATGCGGTACGACTTCGTCTGCGGGCCGACGTCCCCGTCGGATCCTGTCTATCCGGCGGACTCGACTCGTCGTCGATTGTCTGCGTGGCGAATCTGCTCCTCCAATCCACCGGAGCGGGATACCACCAAAACACCTTTTCGGCTTGCGCCACGGAGAAACGATTTGATGAGCGGAACCATGTCGATGTCGTTGTCGGGCACACCGGTGTGAAAGCTCATTACGTCTATCCGAACCTGGACGACCTTTTTAAAAAGCTTGATGCCATGACCTGGCATCAGGATGAACCGTTCGGTTCAACGAGCATTTGCGCCCAATGGGAAGTCTTTGAGCTTGCGAAGAACGCACGCGTGAAAGTGTTGTTAGATGGGCAGGGGGCAGATGAGCTGCTCGCTGGTTATCATGGGTTTTTCGCCTCGCATTTTGCAGGACTATTTGTTATGTGGCGATGGGGGACGTTGCTCCGGGAGGCGCGCGCGGCTAAGCATCTTCATGGGCTGAGTTATGTCAGCTCCGCTAAGTACCTTGGGAACACAGTCCTGCCCGAACCGTTGCGTCAACCTTTGCGCCGGCTCTTTGGAAAACGATCGTCGGTGCCTTATTGGATCAATCGAGAACGGCTTGCATTTGATGCCCGAGATCCCAATCTCACCTACGGCGTCAAAACAACCTCAGTCAATCAGATGGCTCATGCCATGCTGACAGCCACCAGTGTACCGATGTTGCTTCATTGGGAAGATCGTGATTCCATGGCTCATAGTGTCGAGTCGAGGCTGCCTTTTCTCGATTATAGGGTCGTGGAGTTCCTGACAGGCCTTCCCCCCGAAATGAAGTTATGGAATGCCACAACGAAGCAGGTCTTACGCGAAGCGATGCGGGGAACCTTGCCTGAGCCGATCCGCACACGAATGGATAAAATGGGTTTTGTGACACCAGAAGAAACGTGGATCCGCAAGGATGCGCCCGAGCGCTTTCGCCTTGAGCTGCGCCGTGCTGTAGATGCCTCGCAAGGCGTACTCAACGCCACGGCACTCGACCATTTCGATGCCGTGATCGGCGGCGGCGAATCGTTCAACTTCCTGGTGTGGAGAATGATCAGTTTCGGGCAGTGGATGGAGCGGTTTAACGTGAGAGCGGCGGCGTAA
- a CDS encoding glycosyltransferase family 4 protein has translation MATVLVISFTDLKQDPRVRRQIEALRTHHAVIAAGTGDPAMSDVRFLGCKHNARTFTRRCVGGIKLLSRRYESHYWSREHVQELHRKLEGIAFDTAIANDLEALPLALSLAGTRPVILDAHEYAPLEFEERLVWRLFHQGHANYLCKTYIPRTARVITVADGIAEEYRRLLGVKPVVIQNAAPSHVLAPRATPMRPVRMIHHGYAMPTRQIEKMIEVMQWVDDRFELDLMLVPTFPGYIQKLKAKASGNPRVRFLSPVSMEALVPFTNAYDIGLYLLSPSSFNNFHALPNKFFEFLQARLAVAIGPSPEMAKIVREFGCGVVANDFAPASLARALNQLTSADIDRMKAGSERAAQAHTAERNAEKLGQVVADVLGEL, from the coding sequence ATGGCGACGGTTCTTGTCATTTCATTCACTGATCTAAAGCAGGATCCTCGTGTTCGCCGGCAGATCGAAGCCCTTCGAACACATCACGCGGTGATCGCTGCAGGCACTGGCGATCCTGCAATGTCCGATGTTCGCTTTCTTGGTTGCAAGCACAACGCTCGGACCTTCACGCGAAGATGTGTGGGAGGCATTAAACTGCTGTCACGCCGGTATGAATCGCACTACTGGTCAAGGGAACATGTTCAAGAGCTCCATCGCAAGCTGGAAGGGATTGCCTTCGATACGGCGATTGCGAATGATTTGGAGGCGTTGCCTCTTGCACTTTCTCTTGCCGGGACTCGACCGGTCATCCTCGATGCACATGAATATGCTCCTCTGGAATTTGAGGAGCGATTGGTGTGGCGTCTATTCCATCAGGGGCATGCTAACTATCTCTGCAAAACATACATTCCTAGGACGGCACGAGTCATCACGGTGGCAGACGGCATCGCCGAAGAGTATCGCCGTCTCCTTGGAGTCAAGCCCGTCGTCATTCAGAACGCCGCTCCAAGCCATGTCCTGGCTCCCCGTGCGACACCGATGCGGCCGGTCCGCATGATTCATCATGGCTATGCGATGCCAACGAGGCAGATCGAGAAGATGATCGAGGTCATGCAATGGGTGGATGACCGCTTTGAACTCGACCTCATGCTGGTTCCGACTTTCCCCGGCTACATCCAAAAGCTAAAGGCTAAAGCTTCCGGTAATCCGCGGGTTCGATTTCTCTCGCCGGTATCAATGGAAGCGCTTGTTCCGTTCACCAATGCCTACGATATTGGCCTGTATCTCCTGTCCCCTTCCAGCTTCAATAATTTTCATGCACTTCCGAATAAGTTTTTTGAATTCCTCCAAGCTCGCCTTGCTGTGGCGATCGGGCCATCTCCAGAGATGGCCAAAATCGTGCGCGAGTTCGGATGTGGTGTCGTGGCGAACGATTTTGCACCGGCCTCCCTCGCGCGCGCGTTGAATCAACTTACATCGGCCGATATTGATCGGATGAAAGCCGGCTCCGAGCGGGCGGCGCAGGCCCATACTGCTGAACGCAATGCCGAGAAGTTGGGCCAAGTTGTGGCTGACGTACTTGGAGAGTTGTAG
- a CDS encoding NAD-dependent epimerase/dehydratase family protein, whose amino-acid sequence MKVLITGGAGFIGSHLADRLIGQGHEVCVIDNYATGRRDNLTPHGRLRVVEGTIADQSLVDRSFDEFGPDQVVHAAASYKDPENWREDTLTNCVGTAHVVQAAKRHHVQRLIYFQTALCYGLKPLEQPITIDHPIRSEASSYAISKTAGEQYVMLSGLDWVSFRLANAYGPRNLSGPLPTFYHRLTNNKPCFVMDTRRDFIYIDDLIEVVLMAISGKGQSGPYHISSGSDFAIKDLFNATIHALRIKLEQDVEVRPRGLDDVYTILLDPSKTLQVFSGWQVRTPLEQGVTAAIEWYKKFGISQTFTHLKPVDEKK is encoded by the coding sequence ATGAAAGTATTGATCACGGGAGGCGCCGGATTCATAGGATCGCATCTGGCTGATCGCCTCATAGGACAGGGGCACGAGGTGTGCGTCATCGATAATTATGCGACCGGTCGTCGGGACAATCTCACACCGCATGGCCGACTCAGAGTGGTGGAAGGAACGATTGCGGATCAGTCCCTCGTCGATCGGTCGTTTGATGAGTTCGGACCAGACCAGGTCGTTCACGCGGCTGCCTCTTACAAGGACCCAGAGAATTGGAGAGAGGACACGCTCACGAACTGTGTCGGTACCGCTCATGTTGTGCAGGCTGCAAAACGCCATCATGTACAACGGCTCATCTATTTTCAGACCGCGTTGTGCTACGGCCTGAAGCCGTTGGAGCAGCCGATCACGATCGACCATCCGATTCGGTCTGAGGCCAGCAGCTATGCCATCAGCAAGACGGCCGGGGAGCAGTATGTCATGCTGAGCGGACTGGATTGGGTCTCGTTCCGGCTTGCCAATGCGTACGGGCCTCGAAATCTCAGCGGGCCTCTTCCGACGTTCTATCACCGTCTGACCAATAACAAGCCTTGCTTTGTCATGGATACCCGGCGGGATTTCATCTACATCGATGATCTCATCGAGGTCGTGTTGATGGCTATTTCGGGAAAGGGACAGTCTGGACCCTACCACATCTCTTCCGGCTCCGACTTTGCCATCAAAGATCTCTTCAATGCGACGATTCATGCACTCCGAATCAAGCTCGAACAGGACGTCGAAGTGCGGCCCCGCGGTCTCGATGATGTGTACACCATATTGCTGGATCCTTCAAAAACGCTTCAGGTATTTTCTGGGTGGCAAGTGCGCACGCCTTTGGAGCAGGGTGTAACTGCCGCCATCGAGTGGTACAAGAAATTCGGCATCAGCCAAACATTCACACATTTGAAGCCTGTGGATGAGAAGAAGTAA
- the asnB gene encoding asparagine synthase (glutamine-hydrolyzing) gives MCGIAGILSLDSERIDNLRRSLEVMSKLQRHRGPDGEGTWLHSSGTVGFAHRRLSIIDVASGQQPMNDRAGNWIIHNGEIYNYLELRDELGANLFKTHSDTEVILHAYHKWGVECLNQFRGMFAFALWDEANATLLCARDPFGIKPLYYCVVRGALYFASELKALLPFVPEISTDVEGLKDYLTFQFCLDGKTLFSGIQELQPGHVLIARNGRIETRRYWEVYYHLDFNHTAKYFEEQLRFLMQDSVALHLRSDVPVGAYVSGGFDSSIIASLASERQAHELIGFAGKFSLGEAYDESNYARDLARFRSFPLHEIDITAEDFVENIERVIYHLDFPVAGPGSFPQFMVSRLAAQHRKVVLGGQGGDEIFGGYARYLIAYFEQCIKAAIDGTMHSGNFIVTYESIIPNLTALRNYKPLLQQFWREGLFEELDKRYFRLVNRAALHADEVRWELLGEYSPFETFRKIFRGSNVQKESYFDSMTHFDFKTLLPALLHVEDRMSMAHGLESRVPFLDRPLVEMAATIPADIKFKDGHMKHVLRSALGSVLPESIVRRTDKMGFPVPLQEWVGGKGKVRDYVTDILSSQKALERPLISNRTVLAGLGRELKFGRKLWGFLCLELWQRVFHDRAYEYRRLLMNEETPS, from the coding sequence ATGTGCGGCATCGCCGGCATACTGAGCCTTGATTCTGAACGGATCGACAATCTTCGGCGTTCGCTGGAAGTTATGAGCAAACTCCAGCGACACCGCGGTCCGGACGGCGAGGGGACATGGCTGCACTCCTCCGGAACAGTGGGGTTCGCCCATCGTCGGTTGAGCATCATCGATGTCGCGTCCGGCCAGCAGCCGATGAACGATCGCGCCGGCAATTGGATCATCCACAACGGAGAGATTTACAACTACCTCGAGTTGCGTGATGAGTTGGGGGCGAATCTGTTCAAGACGCACTCGGACACCGAAGTCATTCTACACGCCTATCACAAGTGGGGAGTGGAGTGTCTCAACCAGTTTCGCGGGATGTTTGCGTTCGCGTTGTGGGACGAGGCCAACGCCACACTTCTATGCGCCAGAGATCCGTTCGGGATCAAACCGTTGTACTACTGCGTGGTGAGAGGCGCACTCTATTTCGCATCGGAGTTGAAAGCGTTGCTGCCGTTTGTGCCTGAGATCTCAACCGATGTGGAAGGGTTAAAAGACTACCTCACCTTCCAGTTTTGCTTAGACGGCAAGACGCTCTTTAGCGGCATCCAGGAGCTTCAGCCCGGGCATGTGTTGATTGCGCGAAACGGCCGGATTGAAACACGACGCTACTGGGAAGTGTATTACCATCTCGATTTCAACCATACGGCGAAGTACTTCGAAGAGCAGCTTCGATTCTTGATGCAGGATTCCGTGGCGCTCCATCTTCGGAGTGACGTCCCGGTAGGTGCATATGTCAGCGGAGGGTTCGATTCAAGCATCATCGCCTCGTTGGCTTCCGAGCGGCAAGCCCATGAGCTGATCGGGTTTGCGGGGAAATTTTCCCTCGGGGAAGCCTACGATGAGAGCAACTATGCCCGCGACCTGGCGCGATTCAGATCCTTTCCGCTCCACGAGATCGACATTACCGCTGAAGACTTTGTCGAGAACATTGAGCGGGTCATCTATCATTTGGACTTTCCTGTAGCCGGTCCCGGATCATTCCCTCAGTTCATGGTTTCCCGGCTCGCCGCGCAGCATCGGAAGGTCGTGCTTGGAGGACAGGGAGGCGACGAGATTTTTGGAGGCTATGCGCGCTATCTCATCGCGTATTTTGAGCAATGCATCAAAGCTGCCATTGACGGCACGATGCATTCCGGCAACTTCATCGTCACCTATGAGTCCATCATTCCCAATCTCACCGCACTCCGAAACTACAAGCCTCTGTTACAACAGTTCTGGCGCGAAGGATTGTTCGAGGAGCTCGACAAGCGCTACTTTAGGTTGGTGAATCGCGCGGCATTGCATGCCGACGAGGTGCGATGGGAACTCTTGGGCGAGTACTCGCCCTTCGAGACGTTCAGGAAGATTTTCCGCGGTTCCAACGTTCAGAAGGAGTCCTACTTCGACAGCATGACGCATTTCGATTTCAAAACGCTGCTCCCGGCTCTGCTCCATGTGGAAGACCGTATGAGTATGGCGCATGGCCTGGAATCTCGCGTGCCGTTCCTCGATCGCCCGCTGGTAGAAATGGCTGCAACCATTCCGGCGGATATCAAATTCAAGGACGGGCATATGAAGCATGTGCTGAGAAGCGCCCTGGGGTCGGTTTTGCCCGAATCGATCGTTCGGCGGACAGATAAGATGGGTTTCCCAGTTCCGTTGCAGGAATGGGTGGGGGGGAAAGGAAAGGTCCGCGATTATGTGACCGACATCCTATCGTCTCAAAAGGCCTTGGAGCGCCCGTTGATCAGTAACCGGACGGTTCTGGCCGGGTTGGGGCGCGAGTTAAAATTTGGACGAAAGTTGTGGGGCTTCCTGTGTCTGGAATTGTGGCAGCGAGTTTTTCACGATAGGGCATACGAGTATCGACGTCTGTTGATGAATGAGGAGACACCATCATGA
- the wecB gene encoding UDP-N-acetylglucosamine 2-epimerase (non-hydrolyzing): MKCVSIVGARPQFIKASPLTIALRKRSEEILVHTGQHYDHGMSDVFFEDLGIPAPNYHLGIGSGSHGMQTGAMLKAVEEVLQKEQPDVVIVYGDTNSTLAAALAAAKLNIPVAHVEAGLRSFNRMMPEEINRVMTDHLSTWLFAPSAVSRDNLRREGIETGVHVVGDIMYDALLLHRASAERRSNILIRLDLSPRSYYVATIHRAENTDHPDRLRSILQAFQTVKKPVILPLHPRTKKKLNEYAVHVGNNVRCMDPLGYLDMVQLQEHAACVLTDSGGVQKEAYYLRIPCVTFRTETEWIETVTAGWNIVCGGDTAAIVNAVDKMERCQAPHRSLYGDGRTTERIVEVLTSRKE, translated from the coding sequence ATGAAATGTGTGTCTATTGTCGGCGCCAGGCCGCAATTCATCAAAGCCAGTCCTCTGACGATCGCCTTACGAAAACGGAGTGAGGAGATACTGGTTCATACGGGCCAACACTATGACCACGGCATGTCGGACGTGTTCTTCGAAGACCTCGGAATTCCTGCACCGAATTATCATCTCGGTATAGGAAGCGGCTCGCACGGCATGCAAACAGGCGCCATGTTGAAAGCAGTCGAGGAGGTCTTGCAAAAGGAACAACCGGACGTGGTGATCGTGTACGGAGATACCAATTCGACATTGGCCGCTGCGCTGGCCGCAGCAAAGTTAAATATCCCCGTCGCGCATGTCGAAGCAGGCCTGCGGAGTTTCAATCGAATGATGCCGGAAGAAATCAACCGTGTCATGACGGATCATCTGTCGACATGGCTCTTTGCTCCTTCTGCGGTATCACGCGACAACCTACGTCGGGAAGGTATCGAGACCGGTGTTCATGTAGTCGGCGATATCATGTACGACGCATTACTTCTCCACCGTGCGAGTGCGGAACGCCGATCGAATATATTGATACGCCTCGACCTATCTCCACGCTCTTACTATGTGGCTACCATACATCGAGCTGAGAACACCGACCATCCTGACCGGCTGCGTTCTATATTGCAGGCCTTTCAGACCGTGAAAAAGCCGGTGATTCTGCCTCTTCATCCACGGACGAAAAAGAAATTGAATGAGTATGCTGTTCACGTGGGAAACAATGTCCGGTGTATGGACCCTCTCGGGTATTTGGACATGGTCCAGCTCCAAGAGCATGCCGCTTGTGTGTTGACCGATTCAGGTGGAGTCCAGAAGGAAGCATATTATCTGCGGATTCCCTGTGTTACGTTCAGAACCGAAACGGAATGGATAGAGACCGTCACGGCAGGCTGGAATATTGTGTGTGGGGGCGATACGGCGGCCATCGTGAACGCTGTCGATAAGATGGAGCGGTGCCAAGCGCCTCATCGGAGTTTGTACGGCGATGGCCGTACGACAGAACGGATCGTAGAGGTCCTCACCTCTCGCAAGGAGTAA
- a CDS encoding LegC family aminotransferase yields the protein MSLVDRIVKAIRDVVGPGPVALHEPTFDGNEWTYLKECLDSTFVSSVGKFVDRFESDLEGFTGARHAVAVVNGTAALHMALKLLGVKADDEVLIPALTFAATANAVTYCGAVPHFVDSEFRTLGIDPQKLRDYLVTSTEQRAGHCVNRMTGRIIRALVPMHTFGHPADLDNLLALARDFNIAVVEDAAESLGSWYHGRHTGTFGKMGILSFNGNKTITTGGGGALLTDDPELARQAKHLTTTAKLPHVWEYRHDEIGYNYRLPNLNAALGCAQLEQLPNRLASKRKLFARYQDAFGSMAGVRLVEEPFACRSNYWLQTLLLDVDQQDQRDRILRATNDAGFMTRPAWVLMHDMAHFKDCPRMDLTGAESLSRRLLNIPSSAGLIPTPS from the coding sequence ATGAGTCTTGTTGACCGGATCGTCAAGGCGATTCGCGATGTGGTCGGGCCAGGCCCTGTGGCTCTGCATGAACCGACCTTTGACGGGAACGAGTGGACGTATCTCAAAGAATGTCTCGATTCGACATTCGTCTCGTCAGTAGGCAAGTTCGTCGACCGCTTTGAATCGGATCTGGAGGGTTTTACCGGGGCCAGGCACGCCGTTGCCGTCGTCAATGGCACGGCAGCGCTGCACATGGCATTGAAGCTCTTAGGCGTGAAGGCCGATGATGAGGTCCTGATTCCTGCCCTTACTTTCGCCGCGACAGCCAATGCCGTGACCTATTGCGGGGCTGTGCCGCATTTCGTTGATAGCGAGTTCCGCACATTGGGCATTGATCCACAAAAATTGCGCGACTATCTCGTCACCTCCACGGAGCAACGAGCGGGGCACTGCGTCAATCGAATGACCGGCCGTATTATTCGAGCGCTTGTTCCTATGCATACCTTCGGCCATCCGGCGGATCTGGATAATCTTCTGGCACTGGCGCGCGATTTTAATATCGCAGTGGTCGAAGATGCGGCTGAGTCGTTGGGTAGCTGGTACCACGGCCGACACACGGGCACGTTCGGGAAGATGGGCATCCTCAGTTTCAATGGCAACAAGACCATTACGACCGGAGGAGGCGGGGCTCTCTTAACCGATGATCCAGAACTTGCCCGTCAAGCCAAGCATCTGACAACCACCGCTAAATTGCCGCACGTCTGGGAATATCGCCACGATGAAATCGGCTACAATTACCGACTGCCTAACTTGAATGCTGCCTTGGGCTGTGCCCAGTTGGAACAGTTGCCGAACAGACTTGCTTCAAAACGGAAGCTGTTTGCTCGTTATCAAGACGCGTTCGGGTCCATGGCCGGCGTCCGGTTGGTGGAGGAGCCTTTCGCCTGTCGAAGCAACTATTGGCTGCAAACACTGCTGTTGGATGTCGACCAACAAGATCAGCGGGACCGCATCTTGAGGGCCACGAACGACGCGGGATTCATGACACGGCCGGCCTGGGTCTTGATGCATGACATGGCGCACTTCAAAGATTGTCCGCGGATGGATTTGACCGGCGCCGAGTCGCTTTCGAGGAGACTGCTCAACATTCCGAGCAGTGCGGGGCTGATTCCAACACCATCATGA
- a CDS encoding SDR family NAD(P)-dependent oxidoreductase, whose amino-acid sequence MKLLITGADGFIGSHLTEALVRGGHDVRAFVFYNSFNSWGWLDHCNEDVSGKFEVFTGDVRDPHGVRTAMKGCEAVLHLAALIAIPYSYHSPDTYVDTNVKGTLNVLQAARELGVRRIIHTSTSEVYGTARFVPITEEHPLQGQSPYSATKIAADQMAYSFYASFGLPVVIARPFNTYGPRQSARAVIPTIITQIAAGHRRVNLGAVSPTRDFNFVQDTVAGFMAILNSNRGLGEVVNLGSNFEISIGDTARLIAEVMHADIEIVTDEARLRPEHSEVERLWADNRKAKELFDWHPRYGGREGFKRGLVETIQWFARPEHLHRYKSDIYNL is encoded by the coding sequence ATGAAGCTGCTGATCACCGGCGCCGACGGTTTTATTGGTTCCCACCTGACGGAGGCTCTGGTTCGTGGAGGTCACGATGTTCGTGCCTTCGTGTTTTACAATTCATTCAACTCCTGGGGGTGGTTGGATCATTGCAACGAGGATGTGAGCGGGAAATTCGAAGTATTTACCGGCGATGTCCGAGACCCGCATGGTGTGCGTACGGCAATGAAAGGATGCGAGGCGGTTTTGCATCTCGCGGCCCTGATTGCGATTCCCTATTCTTATCATTCTCCCGACACCTACGTGGACACCAATGTGAAAGGTACGCTGAACGTGCTGCAGGCGGCGCGTGAGCTGGGTGTCAGACGGATCATTCATACCTCGACCAGTGAGGTATATGGCACGGCTCGGTTTGTGCCCATTACGGAAGAGCATCCATTGCAAGGTCAGTCGCCGTACTCGGCCACCAAGATCGCCGCTGACCAAATGGCCTATTCCTTCTATGCTTCGTTTGGACTGCCGGTCGTCATTGCACGCCCGTTCAATACCTATGGCCCGCGCCAATCTGCCCGGGCCGTGATTCCGACGATCATTACACAGATTGCCGCCGGTCACCGACGGGTGAATCTTGGCGCAGTGTCACCCACGCGCGACTTCAATTTCGTGCAGGATACCGTAGCGGGTTTCATGGCGATATTGAACTCCAATCGGGGATTGGGCGAAGTCGTCAATCTCGGCAGCAACTTCGAGATTTCAATCGGAGACACCGCTCGATTGATTGCCGAAGTTATGCATGCCGACATTGAAATCGTCACAGACGAAGCGCGCCTGCGTCCCGAACATTCCGAAGTGGAACGCTTATGGGCGGATAACAGGAAAGCCAAGGAATTGTTTGACTGGCACCCTCGGTACGGCGGTCGCGAGGGCTTCAAGCGTGGTCTAGTCGAAACGATTCAATGGTTTGCACGGCCCGAGCATTTGCATCGGTATAAGTCTGACATCTACAACCTGTGA